From the Clostridiales bacterium FE2011 genome, one window contains:
- a CDS encoding sugar kinase → MNLNLKPAEECRYDAVSLGEIMLRLDPGEGRIRTAREFKAWEGGGEYNVVRGLHKCFGLKTGVITAFADNEVGKLLRDLIEQGGVDTDLICWKKTDGIGRVCRNGLNFTERGFGIRGAVGCSDRANTAISKATPEDFDFDYIFGKLGVRWLHTGGIYAALSEQSCETVIAACKTAKKYGTLISYDLNYRPSMWSAIGGLEKAREVNREVAKYVDVMIGNEEDFTACLGFEIEGNDANLKELNLDGYYKMIAEAAKQYPNFKAIATTLRTVKTATVNDWKAICWADGNVYMSKAFDNLEILDRVGGGDSFASGLIYGLMTTGDPELAVNYGAAHGALAMTTPGDTSMASKEEVESIIKNGSARVKR, encoded by the coding sequence ATGAACCTTAATCTGAAACCTGCTGAAGAGTGCCGCTATGACGCGGTATCCCTGGGTGAAATCATGTTGCGCCTGGATCCCGGTGAGGGCCGGATCCGGACTGCCCGGGAGTTTAAAGCCTGGGAAGGCGGCGGTGAATACAATGTGGTCCGTGGCCTGCACAAGTGCTTTGGCCTGAAGACCGGTGTGATTACTGCATTTGCGGACAATGAAGTCGGCAAACTGCTCAGGGACCTGATTGAACAGGGCGGCGTGGATACAGACCTGATCTGCTGGAAAAAGACGGACGGTATCGGCCGCGTCTGCCGGAACGGCCTGAACTTCACAGAGCGCGGATTCGGTATCCGGGGCGCGGTGGGGTGTTCTGACCGTGCCAACACAGCCATTTCCAAAGCTACTCCCGAAGACTTTGACTTCGACTATATCTTCGGCAAGCTGGGCGTCCGGTGGCTGCATACGGGCGGCATCTACGCGGCACTGTCCGAACAGAGCTGTGAGACCGTTATCGCCGCGTGCAAGACTGCGAAGAAATACGGCACCCTGATCTCCTATGACCTGAATTACCGGCCTTCCATGTGGTCCGCTATCGGTGGCCTGGAAAAAGCCCGGGAGGTTAACCGGGAAGTTGCCAAATATGTGGACGTGATGATCGGCAATGAAGAAGACTTTACCGCCTGCCTGGGATTCGAAATCGAGGGGAACGACGCAAACCTGAAGGAACTGAACCTGGACGGGTATTACAAGATGATCGCGGAAGCGGCGAAGCAGTACCCCAACTTCAAAGCCATCGCCACCACGCTGCGCACTGTCAAAACCGCTACGGTAAACGACTGGAAGGCGATCTGCTGGGCGGATGGAAACGTCTATATGTCAAAGGCTTTTGACAACCTGGAAATCCTGGATCGCGTGGGCGGCGGTGATTCCTTCGCCTCCGGCCTGATCTACGGCCTGATGACCACCGGTGATCCTGAACTGGCTGTCAATTACGGCGCGGCTCACGGCGCGCTGGCGATGACCACCCCCGGCGACACCAGCATGGCCAGCAAGGAAGAGGTTGAATCCATTATCAAAAACGGCAGCGCAAGGGTTAAAAGATAA
- a CDS encoding tagaturonate reductase yields the protein MAQLNYQVLKESGYDGFVLEQAPEKVMQFGEGNFLRAFVDNFIDIANEKAGFNGKVVLVQPIAQGLTELINQQEGLYTLYLRGSEKGEKVDQKRVISAVSRCINPYENWEKVLETARSGELEIIVSNTTEAGIVHDTESTFDQVPPVSFPAKLTRVLYERFTAGRKGIIMLSCELIDNNGKELLRCVNQYIDDWKLSEDFRRWVNEENIFCSTLVDRIVPGRIRDPKEVESLNAKNGYEDPLTDVGEVFGIWVIEGPQELEDRLPFRKAGVPVIVVPDVTPYKKRKVRILNGAHTGFVPGAYLAGFDIVRDCMHDDTVRGYMNRMLYEEVIPTLPLDKKDLEEFAQAVQDRFNNPFVNHELMSISLNSTSKWRARNMPTFLDYVKEKGSLPICLTTSFAAYAAFYSNDVQALTEQGLICRRPKGNEYTVSDDRYVLEFFYSHRNDSPEELIHAVMTNTEMWGMDLTTVAGFEEAAGRILKTIREEGALKAFGECLE from the coding sequence ATGGCACAGTTGAATTATCAGGTGCTGAAAGAGTCCGGATACGACGGATTTGTGCTGGAACAGGCACCGGAAAAGGTGATGCAGTTCGGCGAGGGGAATTTCCTTCGCGCCTTTGTGGACAATTTCATCGATATCGCAAATGAGAAAGCCGGGTTTAACGGAAAAGTGGTGCTGGTTCAGCCCATCGCCCAGGGCCTGACGGAACTGATCAATCAGCAGGAAGGCCTGTATACCCTGTATCTCCGGGGCAGCGAAAAGGGCGAGAAGGTGGACCAGAAACGGGTCATCTCCGCGGTAAGCCGGTGCATCAATCCCTATGAGAACTGGGAGAAGGTGCTGGAAACGGCCCGGAGCGGGGAACTTGAGATCATCGTTTCAAACACCACGGAAGCGGGTATTGTCCACGATACGGAGAGTACCTTTGACCAGGTGCCGCCGGTTTCATTCCCGGCCAAGCTGACCAGGGTGTTGTATGAACGGTTTACCGCCGGGCGGAAGGGTATCATCATGCTCAGCTGTGAACTGATCGACAACAACGGAAAAGAGCTGCTCCGCTGCGTGAACCAGTATATTGACGACTGGAAGCTGAGCGAGGATTTCCGACGCTGGGTGAATGAGGAGAATATCTTCTGTTCCACGCTGGTGGACCGGATCGTTCCCGGGCGGATCCGCGATCCCAAAGAGGTGGAAAGCCTGAACGCAAAGAACGGATACGAGGATCCGCTGACGGACGTGGGTGAGGTTTTCGGAATCTGGGTGATTGAAGGACCGCAGGAACTGGAGGACCGACTCCCGTTCAGGAAGGCCGGTGTGCCGGTAATCGTGGTACCGGACGTGACTCCCTATAAGAAACGCAAGGTACGAATCCTGAACGGCGCCCATACCGGTTTCGTACCCGGAGCCTATCTGGCCGGGTTTGACATTGTACGGGACTGCATGCATGATGATACCGTGCGTGGATATATGAACCGGATGCTGTATGAGGAAGTGATTCCGACCCTGCCCCTGGACAAAAAGGACCTGGAAGAGTTTGCACAGGCTGTGCAGGACCGGTTCAACAATCCTTTTGTCAATCATGAGCTGATGAGCATCAGCCTGAATTCCACCAGCAAATGGCGGGCACGGAATATGCCGACATTCCTGGACTATGTAAAGGAAAAGGGAAGCCTGCCGATCTGCCTGACGACCAGTTTCGCAGCATATGCCGCGTTCTACTCCAACGACGTACAGGCGCTGACGGAGCAGGGCTTGATTTGCCGCCGGCCGAAGGGCAACGAGTACACAGTGAGCGACGACCGGTATGTGCTGGAGTTTTTCTACAGCCATCGGAACGATTCTCCGGAGGAACTGATCCATGCAGTCATGACCAACACGGAAATGTGGGGAATGGACCTGACCACGGTGGCAGGCTTCGAAGAAGCCGCGGGCAGGATCCTGAAAACGATCCGGGAAGAAGGCGCACTGAAAGCATTCGGGGAATGCCTGGAATAA
- the uxuA gene encoding mannonate dehydratase, with protein MKMTFRWYGSQSDPIPLKYIKQIPGMTGLMGLLEKPAGVDWPEEEFIALKKEVNEAGLEIEVIESVNVHEDIKTGLGRRDEYIANYISTIRMLAKHGVKVIIYNFMPVFDWLRTDLARVIPEDGSNSLYFDEKDLGEMGPLEIVRRTASGSKGFSLPGWEPERLALLETTLKQYEGMTPDGLRKNFKYFLDAVIPVCEEVGVRMACHPDDPAWPIFGLPRITHSQEDFDKMVKLHDSPANTLCLCTGSLGSNPDNDIPAAIRHFGKMDRIGAMHVRNVKYLGYHHFREASHLSSTGDLDVYEIMKAIHETCPDTYIRPDHGRMIWDEQGRPGYGLYDRALGVAYLNGLWEAIEKNEK; from the coding sequence ATGAAAATGACATTTCGCTGGTATGGAAGCCAGTCTGATCCGATTCCGCTGAAGTACATCAAACAGATTCCCGGCATGACTGGTCTGATGGGTCTGCTGGAGAAACCCGCCGGTGTGGACTGGCCGGAAGAAGAGTTTATTGCTCTGAAAAAGGAAGTAAACGAAGCGGGACTCGAGATCGAAGTCATTGAATCAGTGAATGTTCATGAGGACATCAAGACCGGCCTGGGACGGCGGGATGAGTATATCGCCAACTACATTTCCACGATCCGGATGCTGGCAAAACATGGTGTGAAAGTGATCATCTACAACTTCATGCCTGTTTTCGACTGGCTGCGTACGGACCTGGCCCGGGTGATTCCGGAAGATGGAAGCAACAGCCTGTATTTTGACGAGAAGGACCTGGGTGAGATGGGCCCGCTGGAAATCGTCCGCAGAACTGCTTCCGGAAGCAAAGGATTCTCCCTGCCCGGCTGGGAACCGGAACGGCTGGCCCTGCTGGAGACAACCCTGAAGCAGTATGAAGGGATGACTCCGGACGGACTGAGGAAGAACTTCAAGTATTTCCTGGATGCTGTGATTCCGGTGTGCGAGGAAGTGGGCGTGCGGATGGCCTGCCATCCGGATGATCCGGCCTGGCCGATCTTCGGACTGCCGCGGATTACCCACAGCCAGGAGGATTTCGACAAGATGGTGAAGCTGCATGACAGCCCCGCCAATACCCTGTGCCTGTGCACCGGTTCTCTCGGATCCAATCCTGACAACGATATTCCGGCAGCGATCCGTCACTTCGGAAAGATGGACCGCATCGGCGCCATGCATGTGCGCAACGTCAAATACCTGGGCTACCATCACTTCCGGGAAGCTTCCCATCTGTCCTCTACCGGCGACCTGGATGTGTATGAAATCATGAAAGCCATCCATGAGACCTGCCCGGATACCTACATCCGGCCGGACCACGGACGTATGATCTGGGATGAGCAGGGCCGCCCCGGCTACGGCCTGTATGACCGTGCCCTCGGTGTGGCCTACTTGAACGGCCTGTGGGAAGCAATAGAAAAGAATGAAAAATGA
- a CDS encoding MFS transporter, giving the protein MPMFSFLRRMDPSRRRLLLTCFYAFFCSGMVSLMLGSAMPDLKRSWGLSDSFSGVLLSAHSIGNMVAGFVSGIVPFWLGRRRSIALLASLAFLGMTLMAVTGAPGLLFAAFVLTGVGRGSVTNFNNHTVNVLTDGSPAAANILHACFAVGAITAPMAFLLLSRIAAWQAGLFFVVLCGVAAVFLFSRSQVPDDRPDRKQKEARTMAFLKEPAFLVFAGMMFCYICSEYAINGWLVTYLQHKQSLFTAMGEGGIAAYSQSMATLLWAVILAGRLTCAWLSRKVSQKILMFVASIGMAACFAGMLLASAVPVVTGCIAGMGFCMAGICPMIYSDAVHYTNTYPLATGTLLAFGATGGILMPALVGFLAQSGGFEMSMTAILVSIVLLTVFSAVNIRMKTRKGVSET; this is encoded by the coding sequence ATGCCGATGTTTTCTTTCCTCCGCCGAATGGATCCTTCCCGCCGCCGGTTGCTGCTGACGTGCTTTTACGCGTTTTTCTGCAGCGGTATGGTTTCCCTGATGCTTGGATCTGCCATGCCGGATCTCAAACGCAGCTGGGGACTGTCAGATTCCTTCAGCGGGGTGCTGCTGTCCGCTCATTCGATCGGCAACATGGTTGCCGGATTTGTTTCGGGTATTGTGCCCTTCTGGCTGGGACGCCGCCGGTCCATTGCTCTTCTGGCCTCCCTGGCTTTCCTGGGGATGACCCTGATGGCCGTTACCGGTGCTCCGGGCCTTCTTTTCGCAGCTTTTGTACTTACGGGTGTTGGACGTGGCTCCGTTACGAATTTCAACAACCACACGGTGAACGTCCTGACTGACGGCAGCCCCGCGGCAGCCAATATTCTGCATGCGTGCTTTGCCGTTGGTGCCATTACCGCACCGATGGCCTTTCTTCTGCTGAGCCGCATTGCAGCCTGGCAGGCCGGACTCTTTTTTGTGGTGCTGTGCGGCGTGGCGGCAGTATTCCTGTTTTCCCGTTCGCAGGTGCCGGATGACCGTCCGGACAGGAAGCAGAAAGAGGCACGGACAATGGCGTTCCTGAAAGAGCCGGCTTTTCTGGTTTTCGCCGGAATGATGTTCTGCTATATCTGCAGCGAATATGCCATTAACGGATGGCTGGTTACCTACCTGCAGCATAAGCAGTCGCTCTTCACTGCCATGGGTGAGGGAGGCATTGCCGCTTACAGCCAGTCCATGGCGACCCTTCTGTGGGCGGTGATCCTGGCGGGACGGTTGACATGTGCCTGGCTTTCCCGGAAAGTATCCCAGAAGATCCTGATGTTTGTCGCGTCGATCGGAATGGCCGCCTGTTTCGCCGGAATGCTGTTGGCGTCAGCTGTTCCGGTGGTGACGGGGTGTATTGCGGGCATGGGATTCTGCATGGCCGGGATCTGCCCCATGATCTATTCCGACGCCGTGCACTATACCAACACCTATCCGCTGGCGACGGGAACCCTGCTGGCCTTTGGAGCGACAGGCGGTATCCTGATGCCTGCCTTGGTTGGATTCCTTGCGCAAAGCGGCGGATTTGAGATGAGCATGACCGCTATCCTGGTGTCGATTGTTCTTCTGACGGTGTTTTCCGCCGTCAATATCCGAATGAAAACAAGAAAGGGAGTATCCGAAACATGA
- a CDS encoding bifunctional 4-hydroxy-2-oxoglutarate aldolase/2-dehydro-3-deoxy-phosphogluconate aldolase yields the protein MTEMMKKLKGIGIVPVVVLDSAEDALPLAERLMAGGLPCAEVTFRTAAAEESIRRMAKAFPEMIIGAGTVLTTEQADRAIDAGATFIVSPGFNPKVTEHVLKKGVPMTPGVCTPTEIEAALQFDLDVLKFFPAEPAGGLKMIKALAAPYVGLNFMPTGGINAENVRDYLSYDRIVACGGSWMVSGKLVKAGQFDEIERLVREAAGIVKEIRG from the coding sequence ATGACAGAAATGATGAAGAAACTGAAGGGAATCGGTATTGTGCCGGTTGTGGTGCTGGACAGTGCTGAAGATGCGCTGCCGCTGGCGGAACGGCTGATGGCCGGCGGACTGCCCTGCGCGGAAGTGACCTTCCGGACCGCAGCGGCGGAGGAATCCATCCGGAGAATGGCCAAAGCCTTCCCGGAAATGATTATCGGCGCGGGCACCGTGCTGACCACGGAACAGGCGGACCGGGCGATTGACGCAGGCGCTACGTTTATTGTCAGCCCCGGATTTAATCCGAAGGTTACGGAGCATGTGCTGAAAAAGGGTGTTCCGATGACTCCCGGCGTATGCACTCCTACGGAGATTGAAGCAGCGCTGCAGTTTGACCTGGACGTGCTGAAGTTCTTCCCGGCGGAACCGGCCGGCGGCCTGAAGATGATCAAGGCCCTGGCGGCACCGTATGTAGGCCTGAACTTTATGCCCACCGGCGGCATCAACGCGGAGAATGTGCGGGATTACCTGTCTTATGACCGGATTGTGGCCTGCGGCGGCAGCTGGATGGTCAGCGGCAAGCTGGTGAAAGCCGGACAGTTCGATGAGATTGAACGGCTGGTTCGTGAAGCGGCCGGCATTGTGAAAGAAATCAGGGGGTAA
- a CDS encoding mannitol dehydrogenase family protein, with translation MRVSLENLKDRAGWEKAGVRLPAFDISAMKQKTEEAPMWVHFGAGNIFRAFIAVLQQRLLDAGLSDRGIIAADTFDVDNIRMIYGGYDNLTLSVTLNADATIDKEIVASVSEAVVAQPGEQADYARLLRAFAAPSLQMISFTITEKGYALRQIDGNYQKVVEEDLKNGPEKARHAMTIVTALLYHRYQNGKLPLAVVSMDNCSHNGEKLQSSILEVAKAWQVNGFVPKDFVKWLSDESQVSFPWSMIDKITPRPAPEVQRMLEEAGIEAVAPLETPRGTFVAPFVNAEKAQYLVVEDKFPNGRPPLEKAGVYFTDRETVNKTERMKVTTCLNPLHTALAVYGCLLGYTLIREEMKDEDLVKLIRRLGYQEGLPVVTDPGILSPKAFIDEVVEERLPNPFMPDAPQRIATDTSQKVGIRFGETIKSYLAENRSMDQLVALPLAIAGWLRYLLGVDDAGNAMPLSGDPLLEELRAMLSGIELGKPETCGDKLKPILSNPMIFGSDLTRCELGERITGYFLEEIQGPGAVRETLKKTLTD, from the coding sequence ATGAGGGTAAGTCTGGAGAATCTGAAGGATCGGGCCGGCTGGGAGAAAGCCGGTGTGCGCCTGCCGGCGTTTGATATCAGCGCTATGAAGCAGAAGACGGAAGAGGCGCCTATGTGGGTGCACTTCGGCGCGGGAAACATTTTCCGGGCGTTCATTGCCGTGCTGCAGCAGCGGCTGCTGGATGCCGGTCTTTCAGACCGGGGTATTATCGCCGCGGATACCTTTGACGTGGACAACATCCGGATGATTTACGGCGGATATGATAACCTGACACTGAGCGTGACCCTGAACGCGGACGCGACCATCGACAAGGAAATCGTGGCATCCGTTTCGGAAGCGGTGGTTGCCCAGCCCGGGGAACAGGCGGATTATGCCCGGCTGCTGCGGGCCTTTGCCGCCCCTTCTCTCCAGATGATCAGCTTTACGATTACTGAAAAGGGCTATGCCCTGCGACAGATTGACGGAAACTACCAGAAGGTGGTGGAAGAAGACCTGAAGAACGGACCGGAAAAGGCCCGCCATGCCATGACGATTGTAACAGCGCTGCTGTATCACCGGTACCAGAACGGGAAGCTTCCGCTGGCAGTGGTGAGCATGGACAACTGCAGCCACAACGGGGAAAAACTGCAGAGCAGTATCCTGGAGGTGGCCAAGGCCTGGCAGGTGAACGGCTTTGTACCGAAGGACTTTGTGAAGTGGCTTTCGGACGAAAGCCAGGTATCCTTCCCCTGGAGCATGATCGACAAGATTACGCCCAGGCCTGCTCCTGAGGTTCAGCGGATGCTTGAGGAAGCAGGCATTGAAGCTGTGGCTCCGCTGGAAACGCCCCGGGGGACTTTTGTGGCGCCGTTTGTGAACGCGGAGAAAGCCCAGTACCTGGTGGTGGAAGACAAGTTCCCCAACGGCCGTCCGCCTCTGGAAAAAGCCGGTGTGTATTTTACAGACCGGGAGACAGTGAACAAGACGGAACGGATGAAGGTGACCACCTGCCTGAACCCGCTGCATACCGCCCTTGCGGTTTATGGCTGCCTGCTGGGCTATACCCTGATCCGGGAAGAGATGAAGGACGAGGACCTGGTGAAGCTGATCCGCCGGCTGGGATACCAGGAAGGACTGCCGGTTGTGACGGATCCGGGAATCCTCAGCCCCAAAGCTTTCATTGACGAAGTGGTGGAGGAACGGCTGCCCAATCCCTTCATGCCTGACGCCCCGCAGCGGATTGCGACAGACACCTCCCAGAAGGTGGGAATCCGCTTCGGTGAAACCATCAAGAGCTACCTGGCGGAGAACCGTTCCATGGATCAGCTGGTAGCCCTGCCGCTGGCAATTGCGGGCTGGCTCCGGTATCTGCTGGGTGTGGATGACGCAGGCAATGCCATGCCATTGTCCGGAGATCCGCTGCTGGAGGAGCTGCGGGCCATGCTGTCCGGAATCGAGCTCGGAAAGCCTGAAACCTGCGGCGACAAGCTGAAACCGATTCTGTCCAATCCCATGATTTTCGGCAGCGACCTGACCCGGTGCGAACTGGGAGAACGGATTACCGGATACTTCCTGGAAGAAATCCAGGGTCCCGGCGCTGTACGTGAAACCCTGAAGAAAACACTGACCGACTGA
- the uxaC gene encoding glucuronate isomerase — MKAFLDKEFLLNTEAAKKLYHEAAEKQPIIDYHCHLNPREIWEDVRYENITQVWLGGDHYKWRLMRSAGVPEKYVTGDASDREKFDKYAEVLGKSIGNPLYHWSHLELRRFFGYEGILNKDTAGEVWELANAKLQSEGYSARGLIMMSNVDTICTTDDPADTLEWHEKLAADKTFPVTVLPAWRPDKAMNLEKTTWPEYIAQLEKAAGMKIASFADLKNALHKRLDFFAAHGCKLSDHGLNYVMYAPADEAEVEKIFRERVEGKLPDAEAEAKFKCAFMMAMAAEYRERGWVMQLHYGCRRDNNPVTFRTMGPDTGFDCVDNTAPSTQTAAFLGALEDKGKLPKTILYSLNTNDNAAIDTILGCFQNDEAVGKIQHGSAWWFNDHFDGMVEQLKSLASLGYLAGFVGMLTDSRSFLSYPRHEYFRRILCRVFGEWVEAGFYPEDYDTLKEIVADISYRNAKQYFGFESKK, encoded by the coding sequence ATGAAAGCGTTTCTGGACAAGGAGTTTTTGCTGAATACGGAAGCGGCGAAGAAGCTGTATCATGAAGCGGCGGAGAAACAGCCGATTATTGACTATCACTGCCATCTGAACCCCAGGGAGATCTGGGAGGACGTCCGTTATGAAAACATTACCCAGGTATGGCTGGGCGGAGACCACTACAAGTGGCGCCTGATGCGCTCCGCGGGTGTGCCGGAGAAGTACGTCACCGGTGACGCCTCTGACCGGGAAAAGTTTGACAAGTACGCGGAAGTACTGGGAAAGTCGATCGGCAATCCCCTGTATCACTGGAGCCACCTGGAGCTGCGCCGTTTCTTCGGCTATGAGGGTATCCTGAACAAGGACACTGCGGGGGAAGTCTGGGAACTGGCCAACGCGAAACTGCAGAGCGAAGGCTATTCCGCCCGGGGCCTGATCATGATGAGCAATGTGGATACAATCTGCACGACGGATGATCCGGCAGATACGCTGGAGTGGCATGAGAAGCTGGCGGCGGACAAAACCTTCCCGGTGACGGTACTGCCGGCCTGGCGTCCGGACAAGGCCATGAACCTGGAAAAGACAACCTGGCCGGAATACATTGCGCAGCTGGAAAAGGCAGCCGGTATGAAGATCGCATCCTTTGCCGACCTGAAGAATGCCCTGCACAAACGGCTGGATTTCTTTGCTGCCCACGGGTGCAAACTGAGCGACCATGGACTGAATTACGTCATGTACGCACCTGCGGACGAGGCGGAGGTTGAAAAGATCTTCCGGGAGCGGGTGGAAGGAAAACTGCCGGACGCTGAGGCGGAAGCCAAATTCAAGTGCGCCTTTATGATGGCCATGGCGGCTGAATACCGTGAACGGGGATGGGTGATGCAGCTGCACTACGGCTGCCGCCGGGATAACAACCCGGTGACCTTCCGCACAATGGGACCGGATACCGGTTTTGACTGTGTGGATAATACCGCCCCCAGTACCCAGACGGCTGCTTTCCTCGGCGCACTGGAGGATAAGGGCAAGCTGCCGAAAACGATCCTTTACAGCCTGAACACCAATGACAACGCGGCGATCGATACCATCCTGGGCTGCTTCCAGAACGATGAGGCCGTAGGCAAGATCCAGCACGGTTCCGCCTGGTGGTTCAACGATCACTTTGACGGGATGGTCGAACAGCTGAAGAGCCTGGCTTCCCTGGGATACCTGGCCGGATTTGTGGGTATGCTGACGGACAGCCGGAGCTTCCTGAGTTATCCCCGGCATGAATATTTCCGCCGGATTCTTTGCCGGGTCTTCGGAGAATGGGTGGAGGCAGGCTTCTATCCGGAAGATTATGACACCCTGAAGGAGATCGTGGCGGATATCAGCTACCGCAACGCAAAGCAGTACTTCGGCTTTGAAAGCAAGAAATAA
- a CDS encoding altronate dehydratase yields MNEMVRITPRDMVAVALKPLKAGETVSWGTGKLTLKDDLPMGHKAALRDIRKGEAVIKYGYPIGEATEDIPAGGHVHVHNLHTLLSGEKEYEWHPVYPRQEKEEPVSFMGYPRKNGKPGIRNELWILPTVGCVNDVAKALAREAQKLAGGAVEGVYAFSHPYGCSQLGDDQDNTRKVLAALATHPNAGGVLLLGLGCENSGIEQIKPFMKDYDESRIRFLVSQDCEDEQEAGMKLLEELAEWMRRDERVPCPADQLTIGLKCGGSDGLSGITANPAIGVFSDRLTAMGGATILTEVPEMFGAETILMDRCESEELFRKTVGLINDFKAYFESYHMPVYENPSPGNKAGGITTLEDKALGCTQKSGSSPVKGVLAYGEQAVTAGLNLLSAPGNDLVASTALAVSGAQMVLFSTGRGTPFGCPVPTLKIASNTPLAQKKRNWIDFDAGRLLTGMTLEELGGELLDTVMRIASGEKTRGEINGFHDLAIFKQGITL; encoded by the coding sequence ATGAACGAAATGGTGCGGATTACGCCCCGGGATATGGTGGCGGTGGCACTGAAACCGCTGAAAGCCGGCGAAACCGTTTCCTGGGGAACCGGTAAGCTCACCCTGAAGGATGACCTGCCGATGGGCCATAAAGCGGCCCTGCGGGATATCCGGAAAGGGGAGGCGGTCATCAAGTACGGTTATCCTATCGGAGAAGCCACAGAGGATATTCCGGCAGGTGGGCACGTACATGTCCATAACCTGCATACGCTGCTGTCCGGGGAAAAAGAATATGAGTGGCATCCCGTGTATCCCCGGCAAGAAAAAGAAGAGCCGGTTTCCTTCATGGGGTATCCCCGGAAGAACGGGAAACCGGGCATCCGGAATGAACTGTGGATCCTGCCGACAGTGGGCTGCGTAAATGACGTGGCGAAGGCGCTGGCCCGGGAGGCGCAGAAACTGGCCGGCGGCGCGGTGGAGGGCGTGTATGCCTTCTCCCATCCATACGGATGCAGTCAGCTGGGAGATGACCAGGACAATACACGGAAAGTGCTGGCGGCGCTGGCAACACATCCCAATGCCGGCGGCGTGCTGCTGTTGGGACTGGGCTGCGAAAACAGCGGGATTGAACAGATCAAACCTTTCATGAAGGATTATGATGAAAGCCGGATCCGCTTCCTGGTGAGCCAGGACTGTGAGGATGAGCAGGAAGCGGGCATGAAGCTGCTGGAAGAACTGGCGGAATGGATGCGCCGGGATGAGCGGGTTCCCTGTCCGGCAGATCAGCTGACGATCGGCCTCAAGTGCGGCGGATCGGACGGGCTGTCCGGTATCACAGCCAACCCGGCAATCGGCGTATTCAGCGACAGGCTGACCGCTATGGGCGGAGCCACGATCCTGACTGAAGTGCCGGAAATGTTTGGCGCTGAGACTATCCTGATGGACCGGTGCGAGAGCGAGGAACTGTTCCGGAAAACCGTGGGTCTGATCAATGATTTCAAGGCGTACTTTGAGAGCTATCATATGCCGGTATATGAGAATCCTTCTCCGGGCAACAAGGCCGGCGGTATCACTACCCTGGAGGACAAGGCGCTGGGCTGCACCCAGAAGAGCGGAAGCTCGCCGGTGAAAGGCGTGCTGGCTTACGGAGAACAGGCGGTAACGGCGGGCCTGAACCTGCTTTCTGCACCGGGAAACGACCTGGTGGCTTCCACCGCCCTGGCGGTTTCAGGGGCACAGATGGTGCTCTTTTCCACCGGCAGGGGAACGCCTTTCGGCTGCCCTGTGCCGACGCTGAAGATTGCATCCAATACTCCGTTGGCACAGAAGAAACGGAACTGGATCGACTTTGACGCGGGAAGGCTGCTGACAGGCATGACGCTGGAAGAACTGGGCGGAGAACTGCTGGACACCGTGATGCGGATTGCTTCCGGTGAAAAGACCAGGGGAGAAATCAACGGGTTCCATGACCTGGCGATCTTCAAACAGGGAATAACGCTTTGA